In Glycine max cultivar Williams 82 chromosome 7, Glycine_max_v4.0, whole genome shotgun sequence, a single window of DNA contains:
- the LOC100791705 gene encoding 17.5 kDa class I heat shock protein: MSLIPSFFSGPRSNVFDPFSLDVWDPFKDFHFPTSVSAENSAFVSTRVDWKETPEAHVFKADIPGLKKEEVKVQIEDDRVLQISGERNLEKEDKNDTWHRVERSSGKFMRRFRLPENAKVEQVKASMENGVLTVTVPKEEIKKPDVKAIEISA; the protein is encoded by the coding sequence atGTCTCTGATTCCAAGTTTCTTCAGTGGCCCAAGGAGCAACGTGTTTGATCCTTTCTCACTTGACGTGTGGGATCCCTTCAAGGATTTTCACTTTCCCACTTCTGTTTCTGCTGAAAATTCTGCATTTGTGAGCACTCGGGTGGATTGGAAGGAGACCCCAGAAGCACACGTGTTCAAGGCAGATATTCCAGGGCTGAAGAAAGAGGAAGTGAAGGTGCAGATTGAAGATGATAGGGTTCTTCAGATAAGCGGAGAGAGGAACCTTGAGAAGGAAGATAAGAACGACACGTGGCATCGAGTGGAGCGTAGCAGTGGCAAGTTCATGAGAAGGTTCAGATTGCCGGAGAATGCTAAAGTGGAGCAAGTGAAGGCTTCTATGGAAAATGGGGTTCTCACTGTTACTGTTCCCAAGGAAGAGATTAAGAAGCCTGATGTTAAAGCCATAGAAATCTCTGCTTAA
- the LOC100792230 gene encoding protein DEHYDRATION-INDUCED 19 isoform X2 yields MDSDFWTSRLAAAKRQYTLQHHHPNSHLDRLGIDDFDVEEEVRPDFPCPYCYEDFDIASLSSHLEDEHSCESRVTRRRRLRRVAIPNSQTLSLLGRDLREAHLQVLLGGGGGYRSNSAAVSNAAATDPFLSSFILNFPACEAEEISKSVVTSADDSSSKNATPVHIWKSSFDPSLSTEEREKRMRQAAGRSGFVQDLFLSTLLGE; encoded by the exons ATGGATTCTGACTTCTGGACCTCGCGTCTTGCTGCCGCTAAACGCCAATACACGCTTCAGCATCACCATCCAAATTCTCACTTAG ATCGGTTGGGAATCGATGATTTTGATGTGGAAGAAGAGGTGAGACCTGATTTTCCTTGCCCGTATTGTTATGAAGACTTTGACATCGCGTCTTTGTCTTCTCATCTTGAAGATGAACATTCTTGTGAATCAAGAGTCACG AGAAGGCGCAGGTTAAGAAGAGTCGCTATTCCAAACAGTCAGACATTGTCACTTTTGGGTCGAGATCTTCGTGAGGCTCATCTACAGGTGCttcttggtggtggtggtggatatCGGTCAAACAGTGCAGCAGTGTCTAATGCTGCTGCTACTGATCCATTCCTATCctcatttattttgaatttcccTGCTTGTGAAGCagaagaaatttcaaaatctgTGGTAACAAGTGCTGACGATTCTTCTTCCAAAAATGCAACACCTGTGCATATTTGGAAATCAAG TTTTGATCCCTCCTTGAGTACTGAAGAGCGCGAGAAAAGGATGAGACAAGCTGCTGGGAGATCTGGTTTTGTGCAGGACCTGTTTCTTTCAACTTTGTTAGGCGAATAA
- the LOC100792230 gene encoding protein DEHYDRATION-INDUCED 19 isoform X1 — protein MDSDFWTSRLAAAKRQYTLQHHHPNSHLDRLGIDDFDVEEEVRPDFPCPYCYEDFDIASLSSHLEDEHSCESRVTICPICSVKVARDMLNHITLQHGHLFKLQRRRRLRRVAIPNSQTLSLLGRDLREAHLQVLLGGGGGYRSNSAAVSNAAATDPFLSSFILNFPACEAEEISKSVVTSADDSSSKNATPVHIWKSSFDPSLSTEEREKRMRQAAGRSGFVQDLFLSTLLGE, from the exons ATGGATTCTGACTTCTGGACCTCGCGTCTTGCTGCCGCTAAACGCCAATACACGCTTCAGCATCACCATCCAAATTCTCACTTAG ATCGGTTGGGAATCGATGATTTTGATGTGGAAGAAGAGGTGAGACCTGATTTTCCTTGCCCGTATTGTTATGAAGACTTTGACATCGCGTCTTTGTCTTCTCATCTTGAAGATGAACATTCTTGTGAATCAAGAGTCACG ATTTGTCCTATATGCTCCGTTAAAGTTGCACGGGACATGTTAAATCACATAACGCTGCAACATGGGCATTTATTTAAG TTACAGAGAAGGCGCAGGTTAAGAAGAGTCGCTATTCCAAACAGTCAGACATTGTCACTTTTGGGTCGAGATCTTCGTGAGGCTCATCTACAGGTGCttcttggtggtggtggtggatatCGGTCAAACAGTGCAGCAGTGTCTAATGCTGCTGCTACTGATCCATTCCTATCctcatttattttgaatttcccTGCTTGTGAAGCagaagaaatttcaaaatctgTGGTAACAAGTGCTGACGATTCTTCTTCCAAAAATGCAACACCTGTGCATATTTGGAAATCAAG TTTTGATCCCTCCTTGAGTACTGAAGAGCGCGAGAAAAGGATGAGACAAGCTGCTGGGAGATCTGGTTTTGTGCAGGACCTGTTTCTTTCAACTTTGTTAGGCGAATAA
- the LOC100792756 gene encoding uncharacterized protein At4g28440, protein MLFHSFPSLLIPHTLHRANQRKNKKGKRIPKKHPSIHQRNRKMASATKQQQEGEKPAKRKPVFTKVDQLKPGTNGHTLVAKVLSSNTVLQKGRPSSSHNIRPTLIAECLIGDDTGTIIFTARNEQVDMMKPDNTVILRNAKIDMFKGSMRLAVDKWGRIEVTDPAKFVVKEDNNLSLVEYELVNVAEE, encoded by the exons ATGCTCTTTCATTCTTTCCCATCTCTTCTAATTCCACACACACTACACAGAGCCAaccaaagaaagaataaaaagggAAAGCGAATTCCGAAGAAGCATCCATCCATTCATCAGAGAAACCGCAAAATGGCTTCAGCGACTAAGCAGCAACAAGAGGGAGAGAAACCGGCGAAGCGAAAACCGGTTTTCACGAAAGTGGATCAGCTGAAACCGGGAACCAACGGTCACACTCTGGTGGCAAAGGTGTTGTCCTCCAACACTGTGTTGCAGAAGGGACGACCCTCTTCTTCGCACAACATTCGTCCCACTCTCATCGCCGAGTGCCTCATCGGCGACGACACCGGCACCATCATCTTCACCGCGCGCAATGAACAAG TTGACATGATGAAACCCGATAACACAGTTATTCTTCGTAATGCAAAGATTGACATGTTTAAGGGATCAATGAGGCTTGCTGTTGACAAATGGGGCCGCATTGAGGTTACTGATCCTGCAAAATTCGTAGTTAAAGAGGACAACAACCTATCTCTGGTCGAATATGAATTGGTGAACGTGGCTGAGGAATGA